The region TTGGATGTTTGTATAATAGCCTGAAGGTTTTCTCCCTGCAATACCGCATGTTTTAAATCTTTATgtgttttcttacattaaggTTCTGTTCCTCAGGAGCAACAAGGAGAAGTGTCACTAATTGCGAACTTGGTTGACCCATCGTACAAATTTGAATTGGCATCTGCTGTTCCATTTAGTGGATTGGTAAGTAGCATCAGAGTGCACATTTTATTTGTGAATTTATCAATTATCAGGCAAGTTGAAGTATTTGGTCATAACAAATATCAGATCAACTACATTAATCATCCTTCGTTATAGTTTGGATTATATTTGTATCCACTATACGAGTCTATCTTTCTTTCAATGTAAATGTGAATGTGTCGTCTTCTTGATTCAATTATATGCTCACTCGAAAAGAAAACACCTAGATTATGCTTTCATTAGTTAGAGCAATCCAGACTGCACATACTAATTGTTCTGTTTCCTATATTGTAAAAGATTTACATTCTAACTCCAGCCTTTACTCTGCATTTACACACTAGTTGTCTTCAAGAATATTATGGGTCCTCAAGCCCTGAAGAGTAATCCAGTGtcaaatttatttagatttgaCCTGCATCATTGTAAATGGTAAtgatttctattattttaagtgtgaggacaaggaaaagaaaatttgtgcTATCCCATGTCACAAATAAACAGATGGACAATTGTTTATGTAGCCACGGGCAACTTTACGATTTCCCCAAGGTGAACTGTCGGTGGAGGAAAGGGAAAATGAGGAAGCTCAAAGAGAACTTTCATGGAGCGGGATCTTGAAGGGTCAAATTCTAAATGGAGTTTGTACTGCTGTGTACAAGGAAAATGATGTGAACCTAAGATACTGCTATAAGGTCATATCCCTATCCTTTTCTTTGCTAGTTTTATACTCCCAATTTTTTTATGCCTTGATatgtatattttgaattttgctAACAAAGACTTGCATGTTATGGTAGGATGAGGAGATATCATTCATTCCCAGTATAACTTTGCCTTCTAATGCACCATCTTTTGCATTTAAGCGTCGTTTCTCTCCTTCAGACAAGTTGAGGTCAGTAAGTTTTGTGGTTTTACCATGCTCTTTTTGAGCTGGTTAATTAACAAGCGTGAATATACTTGGACACTCCTTTCTGttgtaaaattcaaattaatatttttggaatttgtttttgatttttcagcTACATTTTACTGGAAGTTTTATAGCTAAATATTTATACCATCAATAAAGCTTGGTCAGTATTGACTTGAAAACTTATTTGCCATAACATTTGATTTGGCAATCAGTggtatttttacaaattagatTTCCTAACTGAGATGTTATCATTAGAAAATCTCATGATGTGGTTTTGTGCatcttgagaaaaaaaatgtgattaTTAATTTGGAAAGCCTAGTGGGGAATTTTAGTTTACGAGAGTATTACCAATagtgaaacaataatagtatcCAAGTTTTCTTCATATGTTATGTCTAAATCTTTGTGCTATCATTTGACCATtcgaaggtgtatggcatggcAAATATGAGTAATATTTGTCATCATCATTACCTATTGGTGCCAAAAAGGTCACgatattttgaataaatcatatatatatatatcaccatcTCCGATGGGGGTTTGGTTTACAATAtgaatatcaataaattatttttctccatAACACCATACTAATGTCTTCTTGATTATCTGGTTGATTGTCATTGTATGCTTCAAATTCATTCCTTTCCTCTGCAGCTACTGGTACCACTTTGACTCTGATGAATGGAGTGCTGTTTATAAGCACACTATGGGCAAAGATTTCAAGTTCAAAGCTGGTTATGATTCAGAGGTGCGGCTTGGTTGGGCATCCCTCTGGGTAAGTTATTATTTCTCATAACTCATAGCCAAGTTTTGCATGTATAAATTCCTTATTGCTTGTGAATGATTGACGTCTTAGTTCATTTGCAAccatagattatatatatacacacatacgtTATGTATTCACCGAGAAAGCAAAAAagaactttatatatatatatatatatgtatatatgctgATACATGTGGTTCTTTCTTGAGTAGACTATTGGATTAGCTTGCTGCAACTGACTTGTAATATAGACATGGTCTTATATTTGGGTATCCTGATTTAAGGTTGGAGATGAAGATGGGAAAACGAAGACAGCGCCAAAGAAGGTGAAGGTTCAATTTATGGTCCAGGTTCCTCGAGATGAAATCCGGAACTCAGTCTTCATGGTTCGTGTCAAGAAAAGGTGGGACATTTAGGTCATTGCTCttgctctttctctctttatgtgctttcatttttcttccattttgttatttatgtgTTGGGAGACAGCCatcaatatttcattttatttgttcGTGAATTAAGTaatcttaatttaaaaattaaccgaattaccaaaaagaaagaaaggaaaaaaactgAAATGGCCCTTTGGGGaaatattataaacattttcaaacttttattttatttttttatatgtatttttgtattttgacaatgattttttattttttttattaaaggttTAGCTTGATCggaatttttgggaaaaaaataatctgAAAAATTTGCTGAACTGTTTTGGACACGCCATTCTTGTTATATGTCAGCCTTTAGTCAAACGAAGATgtttctttaaaatattaaaaaaaaataattaaatttttttttatcaaaacaaagtTACCGTTTGACcgtatctctattttttttactatttagaAACTCAAACAAAGATGTTTccttaaaacattaaaaaaaaacaatttatttttattaaaacaaaattaaaaatagaaaatagaatatATTCTCAAAGCCAACCaatatctaaaaattttcaGAATTGTAGTCATTTATTCTTACTCAAGTCTTGCTTAACCATATTTTGGAAACATAAAGTTCGAGAAATTAATTTAACCTCTTAAATAACActaattatatatgatatttggcGTCTATTTGCAGGGAGTAATTTGTAGTTTGGCAAAATAAACTTGTTTTTTCCTTAAAATTGGCATCTAgggctttatatatatatatttatatatataaaggttgcAAAAATAGCTGTGTAATTCGCTAGttaataaaatcacaaagtTCCCTTTTAAGTTGCAATACCAGTTGCATGTCAGCCAAGTGGCACaaattgcttatatatatatatatatatatatatatatagctgtgatgccaaaaaaaaaaaaataataataactaggtATTTTTTCCGGTTTCACAtcagagtttttaaaatttagtgagaaattttgagacaatatcatatataaaataatataattaaataactcttatcatagaaattatttttatattttgaatttcaaaagtaTTATAggcatttattatataaataattaaatataattaatatttttttaattattaataaaataagtaatataaataaaaatttaaatattataaaaaaaattaaaatggttcTTTGAAATGCTCTCGGAGTAGAATCACAGCAGCATTTGTATGCATGGTCTCACCTGGCCACATAAAGATTTCactaataaatgaaaaggtAAGGTTGGATATACATTAGTTCCATCCTCATCATGTTGGGACTTAATTGGGATGATAAACTTATGAAATTCATAGACTTGTGACTCCTTGTAATAATTAAGACCTTTTtgcattaatttaaatttgaaagatAGGAAGGAATTACAGCAATTCACAAATAAGTACTATCCGGTTAAAAATTTCCCCCCAACAAAAAAGCATATGGACAAGGAGAACTGACACCAGCAAAGAATAAATTGAAAACAGGTACTCAAAAAGCcatttggaaagaaaaagaaaataatgaaaaataatagtaattaatgATTAGGAATCAtcaacattaatttaatttactagACACATTTAATTAAGGATGATGAGAAGGAGGGCTCATGAGTAAGGCTGACAAACAATCAAACTGTTTGCGAGCAGCTCGAGTTCGATTCGAtcattttaataacaaattGAATTTGAACTTAAATTTGAGCTCAAACAATAAACGAGTTGAACTCAAGTTAGAGTTAGCTCTtcgaatatatattttttaatttattttttaatttattttttaatttttaaaattaaaatagaaattaatttaaattacaatagttttttaaattattttttcttaatttgatcTAGGTTGAAATTTGTTAGCATATTTACAGTTTTTTGAATCGAACACGAACCGAACTAGAGCTaaagattaaaatttcaaactaaACCGAATTCGAACAAAGATTATAATTTCAAATCTGAATCGAATTCGagttaaaaattagaatttcgAACCGAACTCGAGCTGAACTCAGCTCGTTCAGGTTCGGTTTGTTGCTAGCCCTACTCATGAGTgtctgattaaaaaaaaaattaattacatttatttatttatttgcccAATAAATATTCTTTAAAACCAAagttatgcaattttttttttggctaataACTTCATGAGGAGATAAACAGATTATGGTATGACGGGACCAACCATTCCATCTTTGATGACGTTGAAAAGATATTGGACGGATTGAAGATGGTGAACTCCAGCAGGGGCcttaaatgatattttaaataagctagggtttttattgtTAAACTGTGAATTTAGAGAAGTCAAATgaaatttccaaaatattaGAATTAGAGGCGGTTTTTagaagataaattaaaattattcagttttttttttaagatgagcGACTAGACTGCTAAGAAAGGCAAAAGTGAGCATAAATCTTAATGGAGTAAGTAGGGGTGGAACCAGTGCATATATAGGCATTGAGACTACTTGCACAAGCATTACTCACATTTTCAGAAAATGTGTTTTTAcacataatttgaaattttaccATTTATGAAGAATTTTAATGGGATTTTTTTGTGTGTACGtacatttttgtttaattgcttACCAGAATAATCATAGGCTAAatgaaatttttgataaattagtGGTGTTTATGTTAAATTGAGAAATCGAATAAGCTAAATGAAATTTCTGATAAAATAAGAGCTGCATTTGATATTAGAAGGGATAGTAATTATTTAATAaggtggtttattttttttatttatttatttttgttgaaaagTGGGGTGGGAATTTTTTGGTGAGAAGTGTAGGATTTTACCTTTTCCCACTCCACtctgataaaaattatatatatatatttcctttagGTTTTTTCAATCTGTAAATCAAAATAAGTAAGATTATAATCATTATATCAACTTGATTATAATAATTGTGTGATTCGAttatacttgtgcatttgtaatggtttaattaaaaaatatatataatatttaaaaattcatttattgaaaatttaaatttattaataaatattctaTATTATAGGGGTTTGATGAaatcttttttcttaatttaaaaaacctaaCAATACATTCATAAATATacaggaaaagaaaaatggcaGGGCGGAACAAGGAATGAAAAATACCACTATTGGGACTTAGTAATATTGAAACTTTTATTGAATGATAAATGAAATTCCCAAAAAGTTGGGGGATTTTAGTTAAAGCAAGAATAGAATGAATACAAGACAAATgacatttctaaaaatattagggGTGTTATTGTAAATCCAAGAACTCATAAAACAACAATGAATAAGACTAGCCAGGCCATGCTCCAGGTTGATTAAAACCTAACcgaatatgtttttatttctaaatatgatttaatttattttataatacagaagtgatttatttaatggatatatgagtaatttgaatatttgcaattttcttatgaatatatatatatatatatatatatgaaaattttattttacttctaaataaatttatcttgtaattatttttatattattaataatttggcAGGTTGtctataaaacaattttttttagaaaaataggtaaactataaatatattttttttttaaaatataaacaaacctAGAAAAAATAGAAGCTTACAAAGAAAAGccaaagaacaagaacaataacAAAAAGTAGCAATAATCCGGAGTGAGGCCAACCAAAAGAActaacaaccaaacaaaacacaaaacaatgGCTAAGAAGGCGAGGGTTACCATCCGATGTTTGAGGCTTTCTTAAGCTGAGAAGGGAGTAGATCAATCACTCTTGGGTGGTAGGGGGAGTCACCGCACCTGTAGAATCGTTCTGTCCAGTGCTTATGAAGTCAAGAGAGCATCGAAGGGTCTGTGTAGAGTCACCTGTGGTAGGGGGAGTCTCTATATATCTACGGTCTCATGATGTTTGTGACACACAAGTCTCTACAGTGCAATGAATATTACaatcttctattattatttttttttgggcaagATTTGTAAATATTCGGATTTTGTTACcacaaataaaataacagaACAGTATAATAAATTTGCTATAACACTGTACTTTTCCAAAAGCCAACAGCacagtcaataaaacaaattattaaatattcttcaatatatatataatatttatttattgatttttggaAAGAAACTTTTGTCTGGTAGTGGCGTAGAGgctatattaattattaaaatgaacgtactactctctctctctctctctgtggaGAAAAAGAAGACGTCATACCTGTGCATCGTCCTCCTCTGCAACTGCAAGACAAGTTAagggtttgttttctttttccccaatctttgtttgttgtttagggtttagtagCTCTTCTAaaacaatttgttttttttttctctaaagaTCATGAAGAGCCTCACTGATCGAGTTGTGATGAGTCTCATCATCGGCGTTACCAGTGGAGTTTGCTCTATCATCGGAGACACCATCATCAGGCAACGGAGGACACCGCCGATTTACCTCTGTAGTCCGGACAATGACTGTGATGGTTGTGAGAATGAAGGTCGATGCAATGGCATCACGTATCGGTGTGTTGAGATTCCTCCTAAACCTAAAGAAACGTCAATCTGATtttgctgctgttgctgctgaaGAATCAGTCAGGGAATGTTGATGCTGAACACGAACACTGAATGAATATAGTTTCTTTTCTCATGCTTTTTCTTTCTCTAAAGTGTGAATGTTTGCTGCTTGAATGCTATGGATGATGAATGAATGATGGACTGGTTAAGTagttattaatgtttttgttttaatggtTTTGTTCACTGAATGTTTACTGTTTTAATATTCATGCTTGAAACGCTctagaggatgatgatgatggactGGTTGAGTggttattaatgttttttttttatttatttataatgctTTTGTTTACTGATTGATTGCTTATTGTTTTCAtattcctttcttctttttcttcttctttttatttttttattaaaaaaaaataaaaataaaaataaaaaataaagccaCATATTATAGTATTCAATGCTCAGAAACTAGATaaccttttcttattttttttcccttttttatttttctgaagaAAACTGAATTAGAATGCAAATCGTTTAAACGGGACAAACGCTGCAttcaaacaatgaaataaaaaaccacaaccctaaaacccctaatcaaaaaccatatatatatatatatatatatattttgttagtttattttacGAAAAAAAAAGCTCAGCTTTTCAATAATACATTACTAGCCTTGGCCAAATAAACGTTTGCCATAACATTATCTCTTTGTTAGACATGAAACACAACAGTCCAATGTTTATACAAGGAATTTTCTGGCCAGAACTTTCTTCCATCATGTATAAGAttacagaaaagaaaaaaatcataacacCAATAAATAATGCTGTAACATGTTACCAAGAGACCCATATCACTTTCATAAGAGGTACCAATAAAAGGATATGGTACCGAGAGCAGTTGATGATACCTTCAATGAGCTCGGCCGCcgacatatttaaaattttaagcagTGATAGGATGAGAACCTTGATTTATAACTAAAACTGAAGGATGTTATCTGGTCACAAGCCAACCCTGCTTGAAAACAGGATCTTGCTGGAAATCACGACCTCGGGCTGACACTGATTCTCCTAGACGACGGTAACACTGTGACATTGAATATTGATGAGAAACATCAACAAACATCGGACGacaagatattaaaaaataattctcataCTAGGCATGAATAAGCGGGTACAAGCATGCCGGCTTCAAATGGTAAAGGCAACCAGCTTGTAATGCTAGACAAACCCTTTGCCTTGACCTCGAGCTAGGATTACTACTACCAGAGACATATCTTGGTGCACAAAACCAGTTGTGAGAACATTAACCAACTTATCAGCTAAGTAAAATGTGGGTGAGGTTCAGATAACTGAGCACATGTGAGAACAATAACAAATTGCTGCCTGAAACTGTTATTTAAATCTATGTTAAGTTACAAATTCCTGCCTGCATTACTCACATGGCATTGTCTCGTACATgctaatatacatatatctgcCGTGTTTTATTCAACATAAATTCTGATGTGTTgattaagaaacaaaaaagatcAGACACAAAATGATGTGCACATACCTTGTAACAAACTATTGAATCATCTGGATACATTGCAAAGAGCTTAGTTCCAAGGCGGGCGTGACAGGAATCACAAATGCTTTCATCACTTATTTGGACATACCTTGATCTCTCCTCTATTCTAGCTAACTGGGCATCAAGATTCATAGCTTTTGAGATGTTATGAACAATCTAAGCCAAAATAAAGAGCATAGTCAATTTCATGAATATGATGGCAGTCATTTAACACACCAAATTCAGATACATTGATTAATGAAAGTGTGGTGTCATTTGAGTTCAAATACTTCAGACTACAACTTGACAGTTTCAAGGAAATGTCATCTAACAAGAACATGCACTATTACACTTTAAAAATGAACACTCAtgatataaatatgaaaatcaaAAGGTTTATGATTGCTATGTAAACAAGTGAAGAGaatttcttttatcattttgtCAGACAAACTTTTACCTGTCCTTGGTGACTATGATGAACTCGAGCTCTCAGCATTCTTAATATTGTATTTGAGGCAAGCTGAAGAGGCATCTCAGGAGATAGTTTCTGCATTGCACAAGTAAAGACCTTGTCACatcagaaaaataaatttaaagtattttaaagacaaattttatttgatatggCTGATGGTTTTCACACAAGGCTTCaaatttcatatgattttttaGCATAGCATATGAGAGTAAGTAAAGCATCAGAGAGTGATACTACCAGAAAGATCCATTTCTTCAAGGACTTCACTAACAACTGGCAACAAACTTGTATAATAAGTACAAAGAAtacacataattttatttttattttttattttatttttgaaaaaaaaacttataatttgCAAAAGGATTATACCCAAAACCAATTTGCAAGCTACTTAAGGACTTGAAAACTGCCACCTTGCAAACCATAACTAAACTaactaaaaaaatgataagGAATAACTTTGACTTTTCCTGACTAATACAActtttattacattaattaaacaAGGAAGAGCACTTTCAAGCGCAAAAAACTATCAGTTTGATACCTCTAACACTTGTAGAGGATCAAGGAATTCTCCATGATTGTGGAGAAGACGAACTGCAGCATCTAACATGGGTGCCTTTCCATCTTCTGGATCCAAATACAAATCCAGTAACCTGGCATGTGAAAATTTTTAACTCCAAATAAGAATCTTCAATTGTCATGCACCATGAATGCAGtacaatgttaaaaattaataataacaataacaaaacagAGAAAGACCCACCGCATGTAGGCATCATCTCTACCAATCTCAGCACAATACTGTTCAGCAGCTTCACAATCCTCCAGTTTCCTTGAAACACATAAAGATAAAAAACACGGCATAAGTATCAGCCATTATAACTCTCAAGAGTGACATTATTCCCCATAAATGAAAACAGTATCACTTATTTGGTAAAATACAGTATaatagaaaatgaatttacATAAAGAATTTGGTCTTACAAAGCCAAAATTTCCAGTACCAATGTTTCTTGGCCCATCTTCTTGCACAAGATTGCCTGTTATACAGTCAAAACAAAGTTTAAATAAAGAATTCACAAAGCATCAAAGAACAACCACAGGTGAACCATGCCCCAACAGAAAACCTAGTCTTGTACTGACTGATCAAAAGTTAAAGAAAGCAGtcagacaaaaaaaaatcataactaaaaacaaaaacatacaaaacTATGCCAAATGAATCATAACAAAAGAATCATTCCAACTAGTGTGACTGAAAAAGCATTGAAAAAACAATTATGCAAAACGCAATTGGCAAGTGTCCATATTAAGGTAAAATGTAGTAGATTAACAAAGTCAAGTGGTTCAAGAGCAACTTATTCAAATCCCAGTTAGTTGCCTAAAACAGTCAAGCAGGCGCTCGATTTCATCTTTATTT is a window of Dioscorea cayenensis subsp. rotundata cultivar TDr96_F1 chromosome 5, TDr96_F1_v2_PseudoChromosome.rev07_lg8_w22 25.fasta, whole genome shotgun sequence DNA encoding:
- the LOC120262396 gene encoding outer envelope pore protein 37, chloroplastic; the encoded protein is MGQPEPAPLNPNPKPSPPPPPPPPALLGPPPLRQDGGRFLKFPRPALRVTSEFDSEADVWFHKVSCRLFDRLAKLKLSFQNDKRGEVSSPQIGFLTKNLSVLYDVESRNALLKGSLDLAGCLQLRATHDVKEQQGEVSLIANLVDPSYKFELASAVPFSGLPRATLRFPQGELSVEERENEEAQRELSWSGILKGQILNGVCTAVYKENDVNLRYCYKDEEISFIPSITLPSNAPSFAFKRRFSPSDKLSYWYHFDSDEWSAVYKHTMGKDFKFKAGYDSEVRLGWASLWVGDEDGKTKTAPKKVKVQFMVQVPRDEIRNSVFMVRVKKRWDI